TCCTCGTCGTCCGCTAGGCAGAGTTTCCTGCGGAGACGCCCGTCAGGGCGTCTACCGCGCCCTCGTGCTTCGTACCAACGCCCGCCCCACGCCCGGCGATCTCATCGCCGCTACGATGGGCTTCCTCAATAGCCGCGGCAGGTCCATCACCCACCGCAACCATGAGGCGTTCCCGAACACTGGCTGCAATCTCGCTCGATATTCCCGCGCATACCACTCCACATCGCCTCGCACCGCGGCTTCGGCCGCAAGCCGTCCGCTGCGCAGCGCCAGCGTGATGCCATCCCCGATGAAGGGATCCACGAATCCGGCGGCATCTCCCGCGCACAGCACCTGGTCCCGCACCGGTCGCGGCCGCTCGAACACCAGCGGCGACGTGGCCACCGCTTCACCCACCGCGCGCCATCCCCGGCTCCGCTCCGCAAGCGCCGGATGCAGTGCAAACACCTCCGCCAGGCTCGACGCCCGGTCCGCGCGCACCATGGCACACGCGTTCATCCGCCCTTCGCTGACCGGCTGCACCCCGCAGTAGCCACCTTCGAAAAAATAGAGATCCACAGACGGTGGTGCGGTTACGCCCAGCTCGCCCGTCGCGAAATGAGCCTTCAGCCCGATGCAGCGCCGCCTGCCCGTCGGCTGTGGCAGTGTGCCGCTGCCTCTTCGCAATCGCGACCACCTTCCGCTCGCGTCGATGAGTGCGGTCGCCTCCAACTCCTGTGGGGGACAGCCGCCCTCGGCTGTCACAACCGTGACTCGATACGGACCCTCGCCTTCGACGGCTTGCGCTTCGATCTCCTGCCGGCATTCCGCTCCCGCCGCCTCCGCCGCGCTCCACAGGGCATGATCCAGAGCGTAGCGCGTGATGCTCGCCGCTTCCGGCTCCACCGGCACCGCGACCGTTTGTGTATCCACGAACAACCGCGCCAGCCGGATCCTTGGCGCTCCATCCAGCAACCGCTCCGCCGTCTCCGGATCGAGTTCCCGCAGCGTTTCCACGCCCTCTGCCGACACGAACTCGCCACAGACTTTCTGACGCGGCAGCCGCCCGCGCTCCAGCAGCAGCACGTGTTGGCCGGCGCGCGCCGCAGTGATCGCCGCCGCCGTCCCCGCCGGCCCTCCACCAACCACGATAATGTCGTACTTGCTCATAAAATCCCGGCGATTACGGCGATCCCGGCGATTTCCAAACGATCACTCCCATTCGGTAAAGGTAGTGATTCCTGATCTCCACCCGCCCCAGCACATCCTTCAGCAGTTCGCGGATCTCCTCGGGTGTGTACGCCGCGCGCACCGACGCCGGCCCGTCATTCCTCGTCAGCGGGCTGCGGAACAGCGGAAACCCTGCGTACACCAGCGCCAGGTGCACCGGGCTGCGCCGCAGGTCGTTGATCAGCACCGCTCGTCGGCAGACCCGCAGACCCTCCTGCACGAATTCTTTGACTTGGGACGGATCGAGGTGGTGCGCCAGCAGCGAGCATCCCACCACGTCGAAGCTCTCACTACGGAAGGGAAGCGCTGTAGCATCACCGGCTACGCCGGGGCACTCATGGTTCAAGTGGGATGGTGCCCGGTCCGCGACCGTGACCCGGAGCGTGATTCCGAGCGGCGCCAGTCGTGCCGCCGCGTCGCGCGCCAGGTGCCCGCCGGCTCCGCCGACATCGAGCATTCTCAGCTCGCTCGCTCCAGTCTCCCGGGCGACGCGCTCCAGCATGTACGCCATCGTCCCCACCCCGCCGAACCAGCGGTTGATGAGCTCCAGGTCCGCCAGGGCCGTGCCCAGCTCTGGGGCCGTCCAGGCTTCCGCGTCCAGCAGTTCGGGGGTGACCACACGTTTCATCGGGTAATTGGAAAATCGGGTAATTGGGTAATTGAGCTCACGACCACAAGCCCGATTACCCAATTACCCGATTCCTCAATCACACGATTTCCAGCTCTTCCTCGAGTAGTTGCTTGTTATAGAGTTCGGTGTAGTACCCATTGCGCGCCAGCAGCTCGTCGTGCGTGCCGTATTCGACGATGCGGCCGCCGTGCAGCACCGCGATGCGGTCCGCATTGCGCACCGTGGAAACGCGGTGCGAGATGAAGATCGTCGTTCGCCCGCGCATGATCTCCCGCAGTTGGTTCAGGATCTTTTCCTCGGTGTAGGTGTCCACGCTCGACAGCGCGTCATCGAGCACCAGGATCCTGGGATCGCGGACCAGCGCCCGCGCGATCGCCGCGCGTTGCTTCTGCCCGCCGGACAGCGTGATACCACGCTCCCCCACCATGGTGTCGTACTTCTCCGGGAAGCCCTCGATATCCGCCGCGATGTTGGCTGCCTCCGCGGCCGCCCGCACTTGTTCTTCGCTGGCTTCTTCCGTGCCGAACGCGATGTTCTCCC
This genomic stretch from Terriglobia bacterium harbors:
- a CDS encoding methyltransferase domain-containing protein; this encodes MKRVVTPELLDAEAWTAPELGTALADLELINRWFGGVGTMAYMLERVARETGASELRMLDVGGAGGHLARDAAARLAPLGITLRVTVADRAPSHLNHECPGVAGDATALPFRSESFDVVGCSLLAHHLDPSQVKEFVQEGLRVCRRAVLINDLRRSPVHLALVYAGFPLFRSPLTRNDGPASVRAAYTPEEIRELLKDVLGRVEIRNHYLYRMGVIVWKSPGSP
- a CDS encoding NAD(P)/FAD-dependent oxidoreductase, with product MSKYDIIVVGGGPAGTAAAITAARAGQHVLLLERGRLPRQKVCGEFVSAEGVETLRELDPETAERLLDGAPRIRLARLFVDTQTVAVPVEPEAASITRYALDHALWSAAEAAGAECRQEIEAQAVEGEGPYRVTVVTAEGGCPPQELEATALIDASGRWSRLRRGSGTLPQPTGRRRCIGLKAHFATGELGVTAPPSVDLYFFEGGYCGVQPVSEGRMNACAMVRADRASSLAEVFALHPALAERSRGWRAVGEAVATSPLVFERPRPVRDQVLCAGDAAGFVDPFIGDGITLALRSGRLAAEAAVRGDVEWYAREYRARLQPVFGNASWLRWVMDLPRLLRKPIVAAMRSPGVGRALVRSTRAR